In Marivivens aquimaris, one genomic interval encodes:
- a CDS encoding rod shape-determining protein, translated as MAGIFGGLFSSDMAIDLGTANTLVYVRGRGIVLSEPSVVAYHVKDGVKKVLAVGEDAKLMLGRTPGTIEAIRPMRDGVIADFDTAEEMIKHFIRKVHKRTTFSKPKIIVCVPHGATPVEKRAIRQSVLSAGARRAGLIAEPIAAAIGAGMPITDPTGSMVVDIGGGTTEVAVLSLGDIVYARSVRVGGDRMDEAIVNYLRRQHNLLIGESTAERIKTSIGTARMPDDGRGASMMIRGRDLLNGVPKETEISQAQVAEALAEPVQQICEAVMTALEATPPDLAADIVDRGVMLTGGGALLGQLDLALREQTGLAISVADETLNCVALGTGKALEYEKQLRHVIDYDS; from the coding sequence ATGGCGGGTATTTTCGGGGGTTTGTTTTCGTCCGACATGGCAATCGACCTTGGGACGGCAAACACGCTTGTCTATGTTCGTGGCCGCGGGATCGTTCTGTCCGAACCATCGGTCGTAGCCTATCACGTCAAAGACGGCGTTAAGAAAGTGCTGGCGGTCGGTGAGGATGCGAAACTGATGCTGGGCCGTACGCCCGGCACCATTGAGGCGATCCGTCCGATGCGTGACGGTGTCATCGCGGACTTCGACACTGCGGAAGAGATGATCAAGCACTTCATCCGCAAGGTCCACAAGCGCACCACATTCTCCAAGCCGAAGATCATCGTCTGCGTTCCGCACGGCGCTACTCCGGTTGAAAAGCGCGCCATCCGTCAATCCGTTCTCTCTGCCGGTGCCCGCCGTGCCGGTCTAATTGCAGAACCGATTGCAGCTGCGATTGGTGCGGGTATGCCGATTACCGATCCGACCGGTTCGATGGTTGTCGACATTGGCGGCGGCACCACCGAGGTGGCCGTCCTGTCGCTCGGCGACATCGTCTATGCTCGTTCGGTTCGCGTTGGTGGTGACCGTATGGACGAAGCCATCGTTAACTATCTGCGCCGTCAGCATAACCTGCTGATTGGTGAATCGACGGCCGAGCGCATCAAGACCTCCATCGGTACGGCGCGTATGCCAGACGACGGTCGCGGCGCGTCCATGATGATCCGTGGTCGTGACCTGCTGAACGGCGTCCCGAAAGAAACCGAAATCAGCCAGGCACAGGTTGCAGAAGCTCTTGCCGAGCCGGTGCAGCAGATTTGCGAAGCCGTCATGACCGCTCTGGAAGCGACCCCGCCGGATCTGGCCGCAGACATCGTCGACCGCGGCGTGATGCTGACGGGTGGCGGCGCGCTGCTTGGCCAGCTTGATCTGGCACTGCGCGAACAGACCGGCCTTGCGATTTCGGTCGCGGACGAGACCCTGAACTGTGTAGCCCTCGGCACCGGCAAAGCGCTCGAATACGAAAAGCAGCTTCGCCACGTTATCGACTACGATAGCTGA
- the mreC gene encoding rod shape-determining protein MreC, producing the protein MARDNNRDDTYGKPLRRLLVTLLVVVLAATFLVWRIDSPRMERMRLAIIDRILPPMEWVMAPVTGLATLVTNFQSYQRLAEQNADLRRELQQMKAWREAALQLEQENAKLLDLNNVELDPKLTYITGIVQADSGSPFRQSVLLNVGQRDGVVDGWAVMDGIGLVGRISGIGRNTSRVLLLTDTSSNVPIIIQPSGQRAVLKGDNSRNPLIEFLEDPDLVRPGDRVISTGDGGVFPSDILVGQVALGSDRRLRVRLSADYERLEFLRVLRSQPHEIISDQGGLLVTDPIIEESEFIGPRMPAQPAVRNDG; encoded by the coding sequence GTGGCCCGCGATAACAATCGTGACGACACCTACGGGAAGCCGCTTCGGCGGCTTCTTGTGACTTTGCTTGTCGTTGTTCTGGCCGCGACTTTCCTTGTCTGGCGTATCGACAGCCCGCGCATGGAGCGGATGCGCCTCGCCATTATCGACCGCATCCTTCCCCCGATGGAATGGGTGATGGCGCCGGTCACTGGCCTTGCGACTCTGGTCACCAATTTCCAATCCTATCAGCGTCTGGCCGAGCAGAATGCCGACCTGCGCCGCGAACTTCAGCAGATGAAGGCATGGCGCGAGGCGGCTCTCCAGCTTGAGCAGGAAAACGCGAAGCTGCTCGACCTGAACAACGTCGAGCTTGATCCCAAGCTGACCTACATCACCGGCATTGTTCAGGCGGATAGCGGCTCGCCGTTCCGCCAGTCGGTGCTTCTGAACGTCGGGCAGCGTGACGGCGTGGTCGACGGTTGGGCTGTGATGGACGGTATCGGTCTTGTCGGGCGTATCTCTGGCATCGGGCGCAACACCAGCCGCGTGCTTCTGCTGACCGACACCTCCAGCAACGTGCCGATCATCATTCAGCCGTCAGGTCAGCGCGCCGTGCTCAAGGGCGACAACAGCCGCAATCCGTTGATCGAGTTTCTTGAGGACCCCGACTTGGTCCGCCCCGGTGACCGCGTGATTTCGACAGGCGACGGCGGCGTGTTCCCCTCGGATATTCTGGTGGGGCAAGTCGCCCTCGGCTCCGACCGGCGCCTACGGGTGCGCCTCTCTGCGGACTACGAACGCCTAGAATTCCTGCGCGTTCTGCGCAGCCAGCCGCACGAGATCATTTCGGACCAAGGCGGCCTACTCGTCACCGATCCGATCATCGAGGAAAGTGAGTTCATCGGGCCGCGCATGCCCGCCCAACCCGCTGTTCGTAACGATGGCTGA
- a CDS encoding rod shape-determining protein MreD, whose product MAEAQTTRSWGGRVGFALLAAAILLAQLLPLSTQPPQWAPPDWLLLITLVWVIRRPDLAPVSLIAVIFFISDILLMRPPGLLSALVVFASEILRRRSANLRALSFPVEWIAATSAIVGLTLAYRVILFLMVLPRPPVMLTFSQTATTVIAYPLVVLAAYLLFGISRPAQGEVDILGKRI is encoded by the coding sequence ATGGCTGAGGCCCAGACCACACGAAGCTGGGGCGGACGCGTCGGCTTTGCACTTCTGGCGGCCGCGATCCTTCTGGCACAGCTTCTGCCGCTTTCGACCCAGCCGCCGCAATGGGCACCGCCTGACTGGCTGCTACTCATCACCTTGGTCTGGGTGATCCGCCGCCCCGACCTCGCGCCGGTTTCGTTGATCGCAGTGATCTTCTTTATCTCCGACATCCTTCTGATGCGCCCGCCGGGTCTGCTCTCGGCCCTCGTCGTCTTTGCGTCCGAAATCCTGCGCCGCCGCTCCGCCAACCTTCGTGCGCTGTCGTTCCCTGTCGAATGGATCGCGGCGACTTCGGCGATTGTGGGGCTGACGCTCGCTTATCGCGTAATCTTGTTCTTGATGGTCTTGCCACGCCCACCTGTTATGCTGACATTCAGCCAGACCGCGACGACCGTGATTGCATATCCGCTGGTCGTACTCGCCGCCTATTTGCTGTTCGGCATCAGTCGGCCTGCGCAGGGTGAAGTGGACATTCTGGGGAAACGGATATGA
- the mrdA gene encoding penicillin-binding protein 2 — translation MRRPPKESAESARIIGRRALVVGALQLGLAGSLLMRMRSMQLEQAEQFRLLADENRINVHLLPPARGLIFDRNGVLLAGNEQYYRVTMTREDAGDVETVLRRLSKLVPMTEEEIQDAMKEVSERSRFVPVTIVDRLSWEDISRVTVNAPALPGITAEVGLSRFYPQGADMAHVVGYVGPVSDYDLSRIEDRDPLLQIPKFQIGKTGAENKMEQTLRGSAGTLHVEVNALGRVMRELDRQEGEPGADIQLTIDSKLQTYVEARLEGESAGAVVIDLEKGDLRAVVSAPSFDPNLFVRGISVKDWTDLNENPYRPLAAKAVQGIYPPGSTFKMMTALAAIEEGVLDPEETIYCRGYTEVSGTRFHCWKTSGHGNVNLHDSLKHSCDCYYYEVGQRIGIDKISEMAQRFGIGVRHDLPLSAVAEGLAPTKEWKRRVRGEDWRIGDTVNASIGQGDVLASPLQLAVMAARLATGRNIIPRLVHTVDGVEQGADADQPIGVNENSLRRIRAAMDAVSNNNRGTAYGSRISEVSMRLAGKTGTSQVRRITAEERARGVTSNADLPWERRDHALFVSFAPVENPRFACAIVVEHGGGGSSTAAPIARDIMLQALYDGPPPLEAYPSNVRNRIEEQQKRIENRIAPGAYPTSDRA, via the coding sequence ATGAGGCGACCGCCCAAAGAATCTGCCGAAAGCGCACGTATTATCGGGCGCCGTGCGCTCGTCGTGGGCGCGTTGCAGCTCGGTCTGGCGGGTAGCCTTCTCATGCGTATGCGCTCCATGCAGCTGGAGCAGGCCGAACAATTCCGTCTGCTCGCTGACGAAAACCGCATCAACGTACATCTTCTGCCACCCGCGCGCGGACTGATCTTTGATCGCAACGGTGTGCTGCTGGCTGGCAACGAACAGTATTACCGCGTGACGATGACCCGCGAGGACGCGGGCGACGTCGAAACTGTGCTGCGCCGCCTCTCGAAGCTTGTCCCGATGACCGAGGAAGAGATTCAGGACGCCATGAAAGAGGTGTCCGAACGCTCGCGTTTCGTCCCCGTGACCATCGTGGATCGCCTGTCTTGGGAAGACATATCCCGCGTCACCGTCAACGCCCCCGCCCTCCCCGGCATCACCGCCGAAGTCGGCCTCAGCCGTTTTTATCCGCAGGGCGCGGACATGGCGCACGTTGTCGGCTACGTTGGTCCCGTGTCGGACTACGACCTCAGCCGTATTGAAGACCGTGACCCGTTGCTGCAAATCCCGAAATTCCAGATCGGGAAGACAGGCGCAGAGAACAAGATGGAGCAGACGCTCCGCGGTTCTGCCGGTACGCTCCATGTGGAGGTCAACGCCCTTGGCCGCGTGATGCGCGAGCTTGACCGTCAAGAAGGCGAACCGGGTGCAGACATCCAGCTGACGATCGATTCCAAACTCCAGACCTATGTCGAGGCGCGTCTCGAAGGCGAATCCGCTGGCGCTGTGGTGATCGACCTCGAAAAGGGTGACCTTCGCGCCGTTGTGTCCGCGCCGTCGTTCGACCCGAACCTCTTTGTGCGGGGCATTTCGGTCAAAGATTGGACCGATCTGAACGAAAATCCCTACCGGCCGCTGGCAGCCAAGGCCGTGCAGGGCATCTACCCGCCCGGTTCGACGTTCAAAATGATGACCGCGCTTGCCGCGATCGAAGAAGGCGTGCTCGATCCTGAAGAGACAATCTATTGCCGCGGCTATACCGAAGTCTCTGGCACCCGCTTCCACTGCTGGAAGACGTCTGGTCATGGCAACGTGAACCTGCACGACAGCCTCAAGCATTCTTGCGACTGCTATTATTACGAAGTCGGGCAGCGCATCGGAATCGACAAAATCTCCGAGATGGCTCAGCGCTTTGGCATCGGTGTGAGGCATGACCTGCCGCTATCTGCCGTCGCCGAGGGCCTCGCACCGACGAAGGAGTGGAAACGCCGCGTGCGCGGTGAAGACTGGCGCATCGGTGATACGGTCAACGCGTCTATCGGTCAGGGCGACGTGCTGGCGTCACCGCTCCAACTTGCCGTTATGGCAGCGCGTCTTGCAACCGGCCGGAACATCATACCGCGCCTCGTTCACACGGTCGATGGCGTAGAGCAGGGAGCAGATGCGGACCAGCCGATTGGCGTGAACGAAAACTCCCTGCGCCGTATCCGCGCGGCGATGGACGCGGTTTCGAACAACAATCGCGGTACGGCTTACGGCTCGCGGATCTCTGAGGTGTCGATGCGCCTCGCGGGCAAAACGGGCACCAGTCAGGTCCGCCGCATCACCGCCGAAGAACGCGCGCGCGGCGTGACCAGTAACGCCGACCTGCCATGGGAGCGCCGCGACCACGCGCTGTTCGTTTCCTTCGCGCCAGTCGAAAACCCCAGATTTGCCTGCGCTATCGTCGTCGAGCATGGCGGCGGCGGCTCTTCGACCGCCGCGCCAATCGCGCGCGATATCATGCTGCAAGCCCTCTACGACGGACCGCCGCCGCTGGAGGCCTATCCCTCTAACGTGCGCAACCGCATTGAAGAGCAGCAAAAGCGGATCGAGAACCGCATCGCGCCGGGCGCCTATCCGACGAGCGACCGCGCATGA
- the rodA gene encoding rod shape-determining protein RodA — protein MSLLESSYKNVPTGIRKLLYVNWAIVLLTIAIACAGFLMLYSVAGGSVEPWLDPQLNRFGFGLFLMIAIGMVPIWFWRNVSAVGYIISLLLLVAVELFGEVRMGAQRWINLGFMVLQPSELAKITLVMFLAAYYDWLPLAKRSRPLWIAIPLAAVLVPTFLVFKQPDLGTALLLAVGGGTIIWLAGVHWAYFAVVVSAGIGTIWAVFESKGTSWQLLKDYQYDRINIFLDPSQDPLGAGYHITQAKIALGSGGVTGRGFMQGTQSGLDFLPEAHTDFIFTTLAEEFGFIGATTLLALYLLLIGFCFASALQNRDRFSSLLTLGISMTFFLYFAVNMAMVMGLAPVVGVPLPLVSYGGSAMLVLMVGFGLVQSAHIHRPR, from the coding sequence ATGAGCCTTCTGGAAAGCAGCTACAAGAACGTCCCGACTGGCATTCGCAAACTGCTCTACGTCAACTGGGCCATTGTCCTTTTGACAATCGCGATCGCCTGCGCGGGCTTTTTGATGCTCTATTCCGTGGCCGGCGGGTCGGTGGAGCCGTGGCTCGATCCACAGCTGAATCGCTTCGGCTTCGGCCTGTTTCTGATGATTGCCATCGGGATGGTGCCCATCTGGTTCTGGCGCAACGTGTCTGCGGTCGGCTACATCATATCCCTGCTTTTGCTGGTCGCCGTGGAGCTATTCGGCGAGGTTCGCATGGGCGCCCAGCGCTGGATCAACCTCGGTTTTATGGTGCTGCAACCTTCCGAGCTGGCCAAGATTACCTTGGTCATGTTTCTTGCCGCCTATTACGACTGGCTGCCACTGGCGAAACGCTCGCGCCCACTGTGGATCGCGATCCCGCTGGCCGCTGTGCTGGTCCCGACGTTCCTCGTATTTAAACAACCTGACCTAGGGACCGCGCTTTTGCTCGCCGTGGGTGGCGGGACGATCATATGGCTGGCCGGGGTGCATTGGGCCTACTTCGCTGTCGTCGTTAGCGCGGGCATTGGCACGATCTGGGCTGTTTTCGAGTCCAAGGGCACGAGCTGGCAGCTTCTGAAAGACTACCAGTATGACCGGATCAACATCTTCCTCGATCCGTCGCAGGACCCGCTCGGCGCGGGCTATCACATTACGCAGGCCAAGATCGCCTTGGGCTCCGGCGGTGTGACGGGACGCGGCTTTATGCAGGGAACACAGTCCGGCCTCGACTTCCTGCCCGAAGCGCATACCGACTTTATCTTCACGACCCTTGCCGAGGAGTTCGGCTTTATCGGGGCGACGACATTGCTCGCGCTCTATCTACTGCTGATCGGGTTCTGTTTTGCCTCTGCGCTCCAGAACCGCGACCGCTTCAGTTCGCTCCTGACGCTCGGCATTTCGATGACGTTTTTCCTCTATTTCGCCGTCAACATGGCGATGGTTATGGGGCTCGCGCCTGTTGTGGGCGTTCCCCTCCCGCTTGTCAGTTACGGCGGCTCGGCAATGCTCGTCCTGATGGTCGGCTTCGGCCTCGTCCAGAGCGCCCATATTCATAGGCCCAGATAA